One segment of Chlorocebus sabaeus isolate Y175 chromosome 24, mChlSab1.0.hap1, whole genome shotgun sequence DNA contains the following:
- the FRMD6 gene encoding FERM domain-containing protein 6 isoform X1, with amino-acid sequence MNKLNFHNNRVMQDRRSVCIFLPNDESLNIIINVKILCHQLLVQVCDLLRLKDCHLFGLSVIQNNEHVYMEMSQKLYKYCPKEWKKEASKVRQYEVTWGIDQFGPPMIIHFRVQYYVENGRLISDRAARYYYYWHLRKQVLHSQCVLREEAYFLLAAFALQADLGNFKRNKHYGKYFEPEAYFPSWVVSKRGKDYILKHIPNMHKDQFALTASEAHLKYIKEAVRLDDVAVHYYRLYKDKREIEASLTLGLTMRGIQIFQNLDEEKQLLYDFPWTNVGKLVFVGKKFEILPDGLPSARKLIYYTGCPMRSRHLLQLLSNSHRLYMNLQPVLRHIRKLEENEEKKQYRESYISDNLDLDMDQLEKRSRASGSSAGSMKHKRLSRHSTTSHSSSHTSGIEADTKPRDTGPEDSYSSSAIHRKLKTCSSMTSHGSSHTSGVESGGKDRLEEDSQDDEIEMLVDDPRDLEQMNEEPLEVSPDMCIYITEDMLMSRKLNGHSGLIVKEIGSSTSSSSETVVKLRGQSTDSVPQTICRKPKTSTDRHSLSLDDIRLYQKDFLRIAGLCQDTAQSYTFGCGHELDEEGLYCNSCLAQQCINIQDAFPVKRTSKYFSLDLTHDEVPEFVV; translated from the exons GTTAAGATTCTGTGTCATCAGTTGCTCGTCCAGGTTTGTGACCTGCTTCGGCTAAAGGACTGCCACCTCTTTGGACTCAGTGTTATACAAA ATAATGAACATGTGTATATGGAGATGTCACAAAAGCTTTACAAATATTGtccaaaagaatggaagaaagaggCCAGCAAGGTACGACAATACGAAGTCACTTGG GGTATCGACCAATTTGGGCCTCCTATGATCATCCACTTCCGTGTGCAGTACTATGTGGAAAATGGCAGATTGATCAG TGACAGAGCAGCAAGATACTATTATTACTGGCACCTGAGAAAACAAGTTCTTCATTCTCAGTGTGTGCTCCGAGAGGAGGCCTACTTCCTGCTGGCAGCCTTTGCCCTGCAGGCTGATCTTGGGAACTTCAAAAGGAATAAGCACTATGGAAAATACTTCGAGCCAGAGGCTTACTTCCCATCTTGG GTTGTTTCCAAGAGGGGGAAAGACTACATCCTGAAGCACATTCCAAACATGCACAAAGATCAGTTTGCACTGACGGCTTCCGAAGCTCATCTTAAATATATCAAAGAGGCCGTCCGACTGGATGACGTCGCTGTTCATTACTACAGATTGTATAAG GATAAAAGGGAAATTGAAGCTTCACTGACTCTTGGATTGACCATGCGGGGAATACAGATTTTTCAG AATTTAGATGAAGAGAAACAATTACTTTATGATTTCCCCTGGACAAATGTTGGAAAATTGGTGTTTGTG GGTAAGAAATTTGAGATTTTGCCAGATGGCTTGCCTTCAGCCCGGAAGCTCATATACTACACAGGGTGCCCCATGCGCTCCAGACACCTCCTGCAACTGCTGAGCAACAGCCACCGCCTCTATATGAATCTGCAGCCTGTCCTGCGCCATATCCGGAAGCTGGAGGAAAACGAAG AGAAGAAGCAGTACCGGGAATCTTACATCAGTGACAACCTGGACCTCGACATGGACCAGCTGGAAAAACGATCGCGGGCCAGCGGGAGCAGCGCGGGCAGCATGAAGCACAAGCGCCTGTCCCGTCATTCCACCACCAGCCACAGCAGTTCCCACACCTCGGGCATTGAGGCAGACACCAAGCCCCGGGACACGGGGCCAGAAGACAGCTACTCCAGCAGTGCCATCCACCGCAAGCTGAAAACCTGCAGCTCAATGACCAGTCATGGCAGCTCCCACACCTCAGGGGTAGAGAGTGGCGGCAAAGACCGGCTGGAAGAGGACTCGCAGGACGATG AAATAGAGATGTTGGTTGATGACCCCCGGGATCTGGAGCAGATGAATGAAGAGCCTCTGGAAGTCAGCCCAGACATGTGCATCTACATCACGGAGGACATGCTCATGTCGCGGAAGCTGAACGGACACTCGG gGTTGATTGTGAAAGAAATTGGGTCTTCCACCTCGAGCTCTTCAGAAACGGTTGTTAAGCTTCGTGGCCAGAGTACCGATTCTGTTCCACAG ACTATATGTCGGAAACCAAAGACCTCCACCGATCGACACAGCTTGAGCCTTGATGACATCCGACTTTACCAGAAAGACTTCCTGCGCATTGCAGGTCTGTGTCAGGACACtgctcagagttacacctttggaTGTGGCCATGAACTGGATGAGGAAGGCCTCTATTGCAACAGTTGCTTGGCCCAGCAGTGCATCAACATCCAAGATGCTTTTCCAGTCAAAAGAACCAGCAAATACTTTTCTCTGGATCTCACTCATGATGAAGTTCCAGAGTTTGTTGTATAA
- the FRMD6 gene encoding FERM domain-containing protein 6 isoform X2, translated as MNKLNFHNNRVMQDRRSVCIFLPNDESLNIIINVKILCHQLLVQVCDLLRLKDCHLFGLSVIQNNEHVYMEMSQKLYKYCPKEWKKEASKGIDQFGPPMIIHFRVQYYVENGRLISDRAARYYYYWHLRKQVLHSQCVLREEAYFLLAAFALQADLGNFKRNKHYGKYFEPEAYFPSWVVSKRGKDYILKHIPNMHKDQFALTASEAHLKYIKEAVRLDDVAVHYYRLYKDKREIEASLTLGLTMRGIQIFQNLDEEKQLLYDFPWTNVGKLVFVGKKFEILPDGLPSARKLIYYTGCPMRSRHLLQLLSNSHRLYMNLQPVLRHIRKLEENEEKKQYRESYISDNLDLDMDQLEKRSRASGSSAGSMKHKRLSRHSTTSHSSSHTSGIEADTKPRDTGPEDSYSSSAIHRKLKTCSSMTSHGSSHTSGVESGGKDRLEEDSQDDEIEMLVDDPRDLEQMNEEPLEVSPDMCIYITEDMLMSRKLNGHSGLIVKEIGSSTSSSSETVVKLRGQSTDSVPQTICRKPKTSTDRHSLSLDDIRLYQKDFLRIAGLCQDTAQSYTFGCGHELDEEGLYCNSCLAQQCINIQDAFPVKRTSKYFSLDLTHDEVPEFVV; from the exons GTTAAGATTCTGTGTCATCAGTTGCTCGTCCAGGTTTGTGACCTGCTTCGGCTAAAGGACTGCCACCTCTTTGGACTCAGTGTTATACAAA ATAATGAACATGTGTATATGGAGATGTCACAAAAGCTTTACAAATATTGtccaaaagaatggaagaaagaggCCAGCAAG GGTATCGACCAATTTGGGCCTCCTATGATCATCCACTTCCGTGTGCAGTACTATGTGGAAAATGGCAGATTGATCAG TGACAGAGCAGCAAGATACTATTATTACTGGCACCTGAGAAAACAAGTTCTTCATTCTCAGTGTGTGCTCCGAGAGGAGGCCTACTTCCTGCTGGCAGCCTTTGCCCTGCAGGCTGATCTTGGGAACTTCAAAAGGAATAAGCACTATGGAAAATACTTCGAGCCAGAGGCTTACTTCCCATCTTGG GTTGTTTCCAAGAGGGGGAAAGACTACATCCTGAAGCACATTCCAAACATGCACAAAGATCAGTTTGCACTGACGGCTTCCGAAGCTCATCTTAAATATATCAAAGAGGCCGTCCGACTGGATGACGTCGCTGTTCATTACTACAGATTGTATAAG GATAAAAGGGAAATTGAAGCTTCACTGACTCTTGGATTGACCATGCGGGGAATACAGATTTTTCAG AATTTAGATGAAGAGAAACAATTACTTTATGATTTCCCCTGGACAAATGTTGGAAAATTGGTGTTTGTG GGTAAGAAATTTGAGATTTTGCCAGATGGCTTGCCTTCAGCCCGGAAGCTCATATACTACACAGGGTGCCCCATGCGCTCCAGACACCTCCTGCAACTGCTGAGCAACAGCCACCGCCTCTATATGAATCTGCAGCCTGTCCTGCGCCATATCCGGAAGCTGGAGGAAAACGAAG AGAAGAAGCAGTACCGGGAATCTTACATCAGTGACAACCTGGACCTCGACATGGACCAGCTGGAAAAACGATCGCGGGCCAGCGGGAGCAGCGCGGGCAGCATGAAGCACAAGCGCCTGTCCCGTCATTCCACCACCAGCCACAGCAGTTCCCACACCTCGGGCATTGAGGCAGACACCAAGCCCCGGGACACGGGGCCAGAAGACAGCTACTCCAGCAGTGCCATCCACCGCAAGCTGAAAACCTGCAGCTCAATGACCAGTCATGGCAGCTCCCACACCTCAGGGGTAGAGAGTGGCGGCAAAGACCGGCTGGAAGAGGACTCGCAGGACGATG AAATAGAGATGTTGGTTGATGACCCCCGGGATCTGGAGCAGATGAATGAAGAGCCTCTGGAAGTCAGCCCAGACATGTGCATCTACATCACGGAGGACATGCTCATGTCGCGGAAGCTGAACGGACACTCGG gGTTGATTGTGAAAGAAATTGGGTCTTCCACCTCGAGCTCTTCAGAAACGGTTGTTAAGCTTCGTGGCCAGAGTACCGATTCTGTTCCACAG ACTATATGTCGGAAACCAAAGACCTCCACCGATCGACACAGCTTGAGCCTTGATGACATCCGACTTTACCAGAAAGACTTCCTGCGCATTGCAGGTCTGTGTCAGGACACtgctcagagttacacctttggaTGTGGCCATGAACTGGATGAGGAAGGCCTCTATTGCAACAGTTGCTTGGCCCAGCAGTGCATCAACATCCAAGATGCTTTTCCAGTCAAAAGAACCAGCAAATACTTTTCTCTGGATCTCACTCATGATGAAGTTCCAGAGTTTGTTGTATAA